Sequence from the Collinsella aerofaciens ATCC 25986 genome:
TCGTCACCAATCGTGACATGCATGGGCACGCGCACGATGCCGTAGCGCTCGCAGAGCTCCGGCGTTACATCCGACCCAGACTCAACCACGATTACATACTTGCCCATTCTTATCACGACCCATCTCGACATTGGCTTTTCAATACATGACACGCGCGTCGCGCTGTTGCACAACGGCATCTAAGCGCCAAAGAGACGCCGCCCTTTGCACATAACAAAGGACAGCGTCTCCCTGGAAAACTCCGTGCTTAACTGAGATTTTACACGGTTTATTAAGGAGTGTTACTTATTCCGCAAACGGTCGCTATACGCGATAAACGGTAGTTGGCCGCGGCAACTGCGACACATTCCGCCCAACAAGTCCAATCGTGCTCCATGCACGGTTAATGAGCGAGGCGGTAGAAATCCATCGACGCCGCGCCCTCGGCGTGCAGCGCCATCGCCGGAACCGCCGACGAATAGGTACGGCTCGTAAGTGCCGCCTCACCGCCGTTGGCAAAAATCTCGACCATCGTAGTGTCCGAAAGCACGCGCAGGTCGCGAAGCTCGCCGAGCTCAATCGACCTCTGGTCGCGCCCATAGCCTTCGTCACCCATGTCGAGGGTAAGCATCCCGTCCGCATAGCGCACAAAGACACCCTTGCGAATCTCGAGCTCAACCATCTTGGCGCCCTCACAGGAAACCACGAGATCAAACAGGCGGCCCGGCTCCTCAACGGTTTCACCGCCTGTCGTGCGAACGCAGTCGCCGCGCATCCTCTCAATCTCGTGCGCCGGCTGCTGGCAGAGCTTACCATCGCGCATGCTCAGCTCTCGCGGCACCGTCAACGCGCACTGCCACCCGCGCGCCACCGTCGGGTTTTCCGCCGTCGCATCGGGGCAACCCGACCATCCGATCATCAATCGCCGGCCTGCAGCATCCTCAAAGGACTGCGGAGCATAGAAATCAAAACCGGCATCGACCATCGGGGGCATGCCCTTCCCGACGATTTTAAAGCTCGGCGCCTCCCAATCGGCCTCGATGGGGAACCACACGCACTGATGCGGATTGCGGTAACGCCAACCATCGGCAGGCACACCCTGCGGACAGCAAACGAGAATAAGCTCGCCATCAAGCTCAAACAGATCAGGGCACTCCCACATAAAGCCAAACTTCTCGCCCAGCTCAATGCGCGTCGCATAGCTCCAGACCCCTAAATCACGCGAAGTATAGACAAGCACGCAGCCACGGTCGTCTTTCGTACGAGCGCCCAGAACCATGTAGTAGATACCATCGTGCTCAAGGATCTTGGGGTCGCGCACGTGCGTACCGATATCGTCGGGGTAATCGACTGGTCCAACAGCCATGCGCTTCTCGCCCAATTCGTCGGGATTCTCGGCAACCATATGAATCTGGTTTTGCTCACGGCCCGTCAACACGTAGTCGTAATCATCGCGGTCAAAATGCTTGACGTTGCCGGTATAGAAGTAGTGAATCTTGCCATCACGTACAAAGGCAGAACCAGAATACGCTCCGCTCGAATCCAAATCGGAATCGGGGAACAGCACGGGGCCGTGATTCTCGTACGTCACAAAATCCTTTGTCGTCAGATGGTTCCAAAGCACTGGACCGCCATGCGCAGCATCGAACGGATCGTATTGATGATAGATGTGATACGTATCACCAATCTGAACCAAACCATTGGGGTCGTTGAGCCAGCCAAGCTCAGGCTCCACATGGAACAAAAGCCTATCGGGGTCGGATGCGATGCGAGCCACCGTCTCATCCTGTCCGGCACGCCACTGCTCATAGTCCGCGCATGTCACCTTATTTTTTTGATTAAACATCGCCGTTGACTTTCTCGTCTATGGGAAAGGACGCTCGACTCACACGAGCCGAACGCCCTTCCCCAAATGGACTTATCCGCACATTACGCTGAACGGCTCAACTAGAAGCTAACGTCGAAGCCAGCGCCAGCGCCCTCTTCATCGGTGGTCGGCACGCCCTTTGCCTTGTTGTAGGCAAAGATCAAGACGATCGGCACGATGAAGGCGATGAGATTGCCAGCCACATACCACACGAGCGTCTCGGGCGTAACGATGAGCAGGCCAAGCACGCCGGTCAGACCCTGACCGATGGCGCGCACCTCAAAGAGCTTCACGAAGGCACCGCCGCAGCCTGCACCGATGCAAGCGCAGATGAACGGGATGATCGAGTAGCGCATGTTTGCAGCAAAGATTGCGGGCTCGGAGATACCGACCAGCGTCGGGATAAAGGACGACATGCAGATGTTGCGCTCTTTGGAATGCTTCTTGTGAATGAGGTACATGCCGATGGCGCCGCCGCCCTGGGCGATGATGGAAACCGACCAGATTGCCTGGATGTAGTTGAAGCCAGTCGTGGCAACGAGGTTTGCCTCGATACCCTGGATGAACTGATGCGTACCGGTAACGACGAGCGGCTGCAGGAATGCGGCAAAGACAAAGGCACCGAAGACGCCCATCCTGTTGTACAGGATATCGATTACGCCGGCGAGGACGTCGCCGATCAGGTTGCCGAGCGGGCCGAACACGGTGAACAGGGCGACGTTAGCAAGAATCAGGGTAACGGTCGGGACAAAGACGAACGAAACGACCTCGGGGATGTACTTCTGGGCAATCTTCTCGACCTTGGCCATAAACCAGGCAGTCAGGATTGCAGGGAACACGCCGCCCTGGAAAGCAACCATGGGAATGGAGAGCGGACCGAAGTTCCAGTACTCAGCACCCGTCGGGTCCATAACGAACGTGTTACGGTTCATAAGGCTCGGGTGAACCATGACGATACCGACGAGGATGCCCAGGATCGGGTTACCGCCAAAACGCTTGACCGCGCTGTACATAACCAGGACAGGTAGGTAGTCGAAGGTGGTGGCGATAATGGCAAAGAAGCTTGCGAGGTTCTTGAGGAACTCGCTGTGATCGGCGAGGCTGCCCTCCATGCCAAAGAGGCCGTTGGCAACAATCAGCGACTTAAGGCCGATGATGATAGCAGCGCCGACGAAAGCGGGAATGATGGGGATAAAGATGTCCGAGAATACCTTGAGGACCGAGAAGAACTTGCCCTTCTTGTCCGCCTCGGCGCCCTTGACCTCGGAAGCGCTAATCTCCTTAACGCCCGTCAGAGCCATAAACTCATCGTAAACCTTGTTGACGGTACCGGTACCGAAGATGATCATGAGCTGGCCGCTGTTGTACAGCACGCCCTTGACGCCATCGATGTTCTCGAGCTCGGCCTTGTTGTACTTGCTCGTATCCTTGAGCACCAGACGCAGACGCGTAACGCAATGCGTGGCGCCCTCGATGTTCTCCAGACCGCCGACGTTATCGACGACTTGCTGAGACACTACTTTGTAGTCCATGTTCCTCTCCATTCCTTTACGAAATCATAAGACGTTTTGATGCCATTACAGAGACGCGATCGTTGCATTTGCGCACTTAAGCGTACCGTCGGTGACCGTCAGCGCCACACCCTGGCCCTGCTTATTGCAGAATCGAGCGTTAAGCGCAACATCATCGACAAAGATGGTCGCGATATCGTCGTCAACGACCAGGCGCACATGATGAGTGCCCTCGCCCTTAAAGAACAACGGACGCTCGAGGCCCATGTTGTTGACCTGGAACCACGGGTACTGGGGAGCCGGCGTGAACTCGAGCTTGCCCTCGCGCAGGTTGGCGCGGAACTCATAGGCAAGACCGGTCTCGGCGTCCTCGGCGAACTTGACCGAGAAGCCGGCAGCGTCACCGGCGAGCTCGATGTCGGCATCGAGCATATAGGTGGAACCGGCATCCGCGGCGAGCACCTGCTCGACC
This genomic interval carries:
- a CDS encoding glycoside hydrolase family 32 protein — protein: MARIASDPDRLLFHVEPELGWLNDPNGLVQIGDTYHIYHQYDPFDAAHGGPVLWNHLTTKDFVTYENHGPVLFPDSDLDSSGAYSGSAFVRDGKIHYFYTGNVKHFDRDDYDYVLTGREQNQIHMVAENPDELGEKRMAVGPVDYPDDIGTHVRDPKILEHDGIYYMVLGARTKDDRGCVLVYTSRDLGVWSYATRIELGEKFGFMWECPDLFELDGELILVCCPQGVPADGWRYRNPHQCVWFPIEADWEAPSFKIVGKGMPPMVDAGFDFYAPQSFEDAAGRRLMIGWSGCPDATAENPTVARGWQCALTVPRELSMRDGKLCQQPAHEIERMRGDCVRTTGGETVEEPGRLFDLVVSCEGAKMVELEIRKGVFVRYADGMLTLDMGDEGYGRDQRSIELGELRDLRVLSDTTMVEIFANGGEAALTSRTYSSAVPAMALHAEGAASMDFYRLAH
- a CDS encoding PTS transporter subunit EIIC, which encodes MDYKVVSQQVVDNVGGLENIEGATHCVTRLRLVLKDTSKYNKAELENIDGVKGVLYNSGQLMIIFGTGTVNKVYDEFMALTGVKEISASEVKGAEADKKGKFFSVLKVFSDIFIPIIPAFVGAAIIIGLKSLIVANGLFGMEGSLADHSEFLKNLASFFAIIATTFDYLPVLVMYSAVKRFGGNPILGILVGIVMVHPSLMNRNTFVMDPTGAEYWNFGPLSIPMVAFQGGVFPAILTAWFMAKVEKIAQKYIPEVVSFVFVPTVTLILANVALFTVFGPLGNLIGDVLAGVIDILYNRMGVFGAFVFAAFLQPLVVTGTHQFIQGIEANLVATTGFNYIQAIWSVSIIAQGGGAIGMYLIHKKHSKERNICMSSFIPTLVGISEPAIFAANMRYSIIPFICACIGAGCGGAFVKLFEVRAIGQGLTGVLGLLIVTPETLVWYVAGNLIAFIVPIVLIFAYNKAKGVPTTDEEGAGAGFDVSF